A stretch of Lycium ferocissimum isolate CSIRO_LF1 unplaced genomic scaffold, AGI_CSIRO_Lferr_CH_V1 ctg12084, whole genome shotgun sequence DNA encodes these proteins:
- the LOC132041868 gene encoding uncharacterized protein LOC132041868 has translation MGSLACLIESERLLAREVQNLANSLMRLDVSGSGRVLDCIKARSSLLEQIKARQFEDASLSKIHDKVLRQEAKEAVIDDEGILRIKGRVCVSRVDDSIKTILAEAHSSRYSIHPGATKMYRDLRQHYLLRESLDKVKVIQEKLLAAQSRQKEYADRKVRDLEFIVGEQVVLKVSPMKSVTRFGKKGKLSPRFIGQFEILNHVRDV, from the exons ATGGGGagtttggcttgtttgatcgAGTCAGAGCGTCTGTTGGCCAGGGAGGTTCAAAATCTGGCTAATAGTTTAATGAGGCTTGATGTGTCTGGTTCGGGGAGAGTATTGGATTGTATTAAGGCGAGATCATCGTTactggagcagattaaggccaGACAGTTCGAGGATGCGAGTTTGAGTAAGATTCATGATAAAGTCTTACGTCaagaggccaaggaggccgtgattgatgatGAGGGTATCTTAAGAATCAAGGGCCGTGTTTGTGTTTCCCGTGTTGATGATTCGATTAAGACCATTTTAGCCGAGGCTCATAGTTCtagatattccattcaccctggtgctaccaagatgtaccgtgacttaAGACAACACT atcttttgagGGAGTCACTAGATAAAGTCAAggtgattcaggaaaagctcttggcagctcagagtaggcAGAAAGAGTACGCGGATcgaaaggtccgagatcttgagttcattGTTGGAGAACAGGTCGTATTGAAGGTCTCACCTATGAAGAGTGTGACGAGATTTgggaaaaagggtaagcttagtcccagATTCATTGGTCAGTTTGAGATTCTCAATCATGTGAGGGATGtgtag